The Nocardia arthritidis genome has a window encoding:
- a CDS encoding phosphopantetheine-binding protein: MAMTLTEARARGDARDELCGQVKRLLVERLALEIEPELIGDDQPLFGRGLELDSIDTLELAMAIEDEFGVVITDDETEILMSLNRLVDHVEANRT, translated from the coding sequence ATGGCCATGACACTCACCGAGGCCCGGGCCCGCGGCGACGCCCGCGACGAACTGTGCGGACAGGTCAAGCGACTGCTGGTGGAGCGGCTCGCGCTGGAGATCGAACCCGAATTGATCGGCGACGATCAGCCGCTGTTCGGCCGCGGGCTCGAGCTCGACTCCATCGACACCCTCGAGCTGGCGATGGCGATCGAGGACGAATTCGGTGTCGTCATCACCGATGACGAGACCGAGATCCTGATGTCGCTGAACCGGCTCGTCGATCACGTCGAGGCGAACCGCACGTGA
- the fabG gene encoding 3-oxoacyl-ACP reductase FabG, protein MSVRDRIALVTGATKGIGLAIARDLAAEGATVLLNYRSDTERAEQALLQVAAVGPKAELIQADVADPDAVAAMFRRIRADHGRLDLFVNNAGITADGYALMLGDAKWQRVIGTDLTGAFLCCRAAGRLMVRQRGGAIVVVSSTSAVNAPAGQANYAAAKAGLQAMVRVLAKEFGEHGVRVNAVLPGFVDTAMTRGMPGDQLANYLAHVPLGRIGRPEDVAAPVRFLLDDEQSAYVTGASLLIDGGLTA, encoded by the coding sequence ATGAGCGTGCGGGACCGGATCGCGCTGGTGACCGGCGCGACGAAAGGGATCGGCCTGGCGATCGCGCGGGACCTGGCCGCCGAGGGCGCGACCGTCCTGCTCAACTACCGCTCCGACACCGAGCGTGCCGAACAGGCGCTGCTGCAGGTCGCGGCCGTCGGTCCGAAGGCGGAGCTCATCCAAGCCGACGTCGCCGACCCCGACGCGGTCGCGGCGATGTTCCGGCGGATTCGCGCCGACCACGGCCGGCTCGACCTGTTCGTCAACAACGCCGGAATCACCGCCGACGGCTACGCGCTGATGCTGGGCGACGCGAAATGGCAGCGCGTCATCGGCACCGATCTCACCGGCGCATTCCTGTGCTGTCGCGCCGCCGGGCGGCTGATGGTCCGGCAGCGCGGCGGCGCGATCGTCGTGGTGAGCTCCACCAGTGCCGTGAATGCTCCTGCGGGCCAAGCGAATTACGCGGCCGCGAAGGCGGGTCTGCAGGCGATGGTCCGGGTGCTCGCCAAGGAGTTCGGCGAGCACGGCGTCCGGGTGAATGCCGTGCTGCCCGGCTTCGTCGACACCGCGATGACCCGCGGCATGCCGGGTGACCAACTCGCCAACTACCTCGCCCACGTGCCGCTCGGGCGGATCGGCCGCCCCGAGGATGTGGCGGCCCCGGTGCGCTTCCTGCTCGACGACGAGCAGAGCGCGTACGTCACCGGTGCCTCGCTACTCATCGACGGCGGACTCACCGCATGA